One region of Bradyrhizobium betae genomic DNA includes:
- the eutC gene encoding ethanolamine ammonia-lyase subunit EutC: MSDPAVPRRPTLDLRSLTPARVALGRSGASVPTHALLDFTLDHARARDAVHAVFDAPRLVSDLGALGLVVTEARSQAADRRDYLRRPDLGRQLDVDSAKLLARSASQPCRLAVVIGDGLSAAAVHAHAVELVKHLLPLFAEADGVAIGKIVVASGARVALGDEIGAILGAQMLVTLIGERPGLSAPDSLGAYLTFAPRPGRTDAERNCVSNIHKAGLSYDEAAFKIAWLVREGLAREATGVALKDESADRAPRRIGTALPE, from the coding sequence ATGTCTGATCCGGCCGTCCCCCGCCGCCCGACCCTCGATCTGCGGTCCCTCACGCCCGCTCGCGTCGCGCTCGGGCGCAGCGGCGCGAGCGTGCCGACGCACGCTCTGCTCGATTTCACGCTGGACCATGCCCGCGCCCGTGACGCCGTGCATGCGGTCTTCGATGCGCCGCGGCTGGTATCCGATCTCGGCGCGCTTGGCCTCGTCGTCACCGAGGCGCGGAGCCAGGCGGCCGACCGCAGGGACTATCTGCGGCGGCCTGATCTCGGACGACAGCTCGATGTCGATTCGGCGAAGCTTCTGGCGCGAAGTGCCTCGCAGCCGTGCCGGCTCGCGGTCGTGATCGGCGACGGCCTGTCGGCGGCGGCGGTCCATGCCCATGCGGTCGAGCTGGTGAAGCATCTGCTGCCGCTGTTCGCGGAAGCGGATGGCGTCGCGATCGGCAAAATCGTCGTCGCCTCAGGCGCGCGCGTCGCGCTCGGCGACGAGATCGGCGCCATTCTCGGCGCGCAGATGCTGGTGACGCTGATCGGCGAGCGGCCGGGCCTGTCCGCACCGGACAGTCTCGGCGCCTATCTGACTTTCGCGCCGAGGCCCGGCCGCACCGATGCCGAGCGCAATTGCGTGTCGAACATCCACAAGGCCGGGTTGAGCTATGACGAGGCGGCGTTCAAGATCGCCTGGCTCGTGCGCGAGGGGCTGGCGCGGGAAGCAACCGGCGTGGCGCTGAAAGACGAGAGCGCGGACCGGGCGCCGCGTCGAATTGGCACGGCTTTGCCCGAATGA
- the hpnC gene encoding squalene synthase HpnC, whose amino-acid sequence MTSASELRSGKGDRDENFPVASWIIHPRHRALILAYYNFVRTADDIADHATLPPDQKLSYLDLLEAELLGNGDTQAEAVILRRALAERGMAPRHALDVLIAFRMDVTKLRYEDWDEVIHYCRYSAMPVGRFMLDVHGESTSTWAASDALCAGLQINNHLQDCGKDFRELNRVYLPRDALSASGASVEQLGLTQSPPAMLACLQALAARNEALLDEGRSLAAEIRDVRLGIDVAVIQAYADRIVRLLKVRDPLRERVHLNKFELLIFSLAGMIGEVGRRAIGRKAISRPGTAHDA is encoded by the coding sequence ATGACCTCTGCGAGCGAATTGCGATCCGGCAAGGGTGACCGCGACGAGAATTTTCCCGTCGCGTCCTGGATCATTCATCCGCGTCATCGTGCGCTGATCCTGGCGTACTACAATTTCGTCCGCACCGCCGACGACATCGCCGATCACGCGACGCTGCCGCCCGACCAGAAGCTCTCCTATCTCGACCTGCTCGAGGCGGAGCTGCTCGGCAACGGCGACACCCAGGCTGAAGCCGTCATTCTGCGGCGCGCATTGGCCGAGCGCGGCATGGCGCCGCGCCATGCGCTCGACGTGCTGATCGCGTTCCGCATGGACGTGACCAAGCTGCGCTACGAGGACTGGGACGAGGTCATCCACTATTGCCGCTATTCGGCAATGCCGGTCGGCCGCTTCATGCTCGACGTCCATGGCGAGAGCACATCGACCTGGGCCGCATCGGACGCGCTCTGCGCAGGCCTCCAGATCAACAACCATCTGCAGGATTGCGGCAAGGATTTCCGCGAGCTCAACCGCGTCTATCTGCCGCGCGATGCGCTGTCCGCAAGCGGCGCCTCGGTCGAGCAGCTTGGCCTGACGCAGTCGCCGCCGGCGATGCTGGCCTGTCTTCAGGCGCTCGCCGCGCGCAACGAAGCGCTGCTCGACGAGGGCAGGTCGCTGGCTGCGGAGATCCGGGACGTCCGCCTCGGCATCGACGTCGCGGTGATCCAGGCCTATGCCGACCGTATCGTGCGCCTGTTGAAGGTGCGTGATCCGCTGCGCGAGCGCGTGCATCTGAACAAGTTCGAGCTTCTCATCTTCAGCCTTGCCGGGATGATCGGCGAAGTCGGCCGCCGGGCGATCGGACGCAAGGCCATTTCCAGACCGGGGACTGCACATGACGCTTGA
- a CDS encoding efflux RND transporter permease subunit has product MLEKHSESEVHVDKVEQGSASSIAFGLERIGLIAVRAPIVSCIVLLVLIVGAVFGIHRIKIDDSLSQLFRSNTREFRQYEEVTKKFPAEEFDVLVVVEGKTLLARNNLEKLRDFVTDMQLVEGTRGLVSLFSARQAPAPGKLPAALFPSELPEGAAYDKFIETVKNNEIIRGKLLSEDGTLALIVLSLDPEVVASNKLTKTVGDIRALMKEDLSDTGLNVQLSGVPVMQLEIRNAVERDGLTYNILGILAGCVIAIIFFRKISFMVAAAFPPMIAILLALGALGWANFNLNMFLNVMTPLIMVISFSDSMQLTFAARDRLIAGQDKFTAFKNAVLVVGPACVLTHGTAGISFIALQFSDSDLIRKFGEAGLAATIIALVAVLSLVPVFGVLLVRNEKIFATKFQSADAGVQALRNFCYWIAVRMVGRPGLFSLIAVLFVAGLGVIYANLEPRYRLADQVPDKRQAVAASDRLDAKLTGANPVNVLIEFPKDESLYSPETLQTIADVHATVEKAAGVGNVWSVETLRRWLAEKAGNADVATLKEYVSVIPEHLVRRFIDAEQDAVVVAGRVPDKDSSQLLPIVDKLDSELDAVRKKHPGYEVAVTGLAAIAARNSAGMIEKLNRGLTVEFALVAIFIGLAFRSWVVMLACILPGIFPVVMSGTVLWAMGEGLQFASVVALTVSFGLGLSATIHFLNRLRLESKPGVGSALAVERATVLVGPALILTTLVLACGLVVTVFSDLPSLRLFGWLSAFSMVMALVADLFILRPTAMWLINLHARLQGSDKPAI; this is encoded by the coding sequence ATGCTCGAAAAGCACAGCGAGAGTGAGGTTCATGTCGACAAGGTCGAGCAGGGATCTGCGTCCTCGATCGCCTTTGGGCTTGAGCGCATCGGGCTGATCGCCGTCCGGGCGCCGATCGTTTCCTGCATCGTCCTGCTCGTGCTGATCGTCGGCGCCGTGTTCGGCATCCACCGGATCAAGATCGACGATTCGCTGTCGCAGCTGTTCCGCTCCAACACCCGTGAATTCCGCCAGTACGAAGAGGTGACGAAGAAGTTCCCGGCGGAGGAATTCGACGTGCTCGTCGTGGTCGAGGGCAAGACCCTGCTGGCGCGGAACAACCTCGAAAAGCTGCGCGACTTCGTCACCGACATGCAACTGGTCGAAGGCACACGCGGCCTGGTCTCGCTGTTCTCGGCGCGCCAGGCGCCGGCGCCGGGCAAGTTGCCGGCGGCGCTATTCCCGTCCGAGCTGCCCGAGGGCGCGGCCTATGACAAGTTCATCGAGACCGTCAAGAACAACGAGATCATCCGCGGCAAGCTGTTGTCGGAGGACGGCACGCTCGCGCTGATCGTGCTGTCGCTCGATCCGGAGGTGGTCGCTTCCAACAAGCTGACCAAGACCGTCGGCGACATCCGCGCGCTGATGAAGGAAGACCTCAGCGATACCGGCCTCAACGTGCAGCTCTCCGGCGTCCCGGTGATGCAGCTCGAGATCCGCAACGCGGTCGAGCGTGACGGGCTCACCTACAACATCCTCGGCATCCTCGCCGGCTGCGTCATCGCCATCATCTTCTTCCGGAAGATATCGTTCATGGTGGCGGCGGCGTTCCCGCCGATGATCGCGATCCTGCTGGCGCTCGGCGCGCTCGGCTGGGCCAATTTCAATCTCAACATGTTCCTGAACGTGATGACGCCGCTGATCATGGTGATCAGCTTCTCGGACTCGATGCAGCTCACCTTCGCCGCGCGCGACCGGCTGATCGCGGGCCAGGACAAGTTCACCGCGTTCAAGAACGCGGTGCTGGTGGTGGGCCCGGCCTGCGTGCTGACCCACGGTACCGCCGGCATTTCCTTCATCGCGCTCCAGTTCTCCGACTCCGACCTGATCCGCAAGTTCGGCGAGGCGGGGCTCGCCGCCACCATCATCGCGCTGGTCGCGGTGTTGTCGCTGGTGCCGGTGTTCGGCGTGCTGCTGGTGCGCAACGAGAAGATCTTCGCGACCAAGTTCCAGAGCGCGGATGCCGGCGTGCAGGCGCTGCGCAATTTCTGCTACTGGATCGCGGTGCGCATGGTGGGCCGGCCCGGCCTGTTCAGCCTGATCGCGGTGCTGTTCGTCGCGGGCCTCGGCGTCATCTACGCCAATCTGGAGCCGCGCTACCGGCTCGCCGACCAGGTGCCGGACAAGCGTCAGGCCGTTGCCGCCAGCGACCGGCTCGACGCCAAGCTCACCGGCGCCAACCCGGTGAACGTGCTGATCGAGTTCCCCAAGGATGAATCGCTCTACTCGCCGGAGACGCTGCAGACGATCGCGGACGTCCACGCCACCGTGGAGAAGGCGGCGGGTGTCGGCAATGTCTGGTCGGTCGAAACCTTGCGCCGCTGGCTGGCGGAAAAGGCCGGCAATGCCGACGTCGCGACGCTGAAGGAATATGTCAGCGTCATTCCGGAGCATCTGGTGCGGCGCTTCATCGATGCCGAGCAGGACGCCGTCGTGGTCGCCGGCCGCGTGCCGGACAAGGATTCCAGCCAGCTGCTGCCGATCGTTGACAAGCTCGATTCCGAGCTCGACGCCGTCCGCAAGAAGCATCCCGGCTACGAAGTGGCGGTCACGGGTCTTGCCGCGATTGCCGCGCGCAACTCGGCCGGCATGATCGAGAAGCTCAACCGCGGGCTCACCGTCGAATTCGCCCTGGTCGCGATCTTCATCGGCCTCGCCTTCCGCTCCTGGGTTGTGATGCTCGCCTGCATCCTGCCCGGCATCTTCCCGGTGGTGATGTCGGGAACGGTGCTGTGGGCGATGGGGGAGGGGCTGCAATTCGCCAGTGTCGTGGCGTTGACCGTTTCGTTCGGTCTGGGCTTGAGCGCCACCATCCACTTCCTCAATCGCCTCAGGCTGGAGAGCAAGCCGGGCGTCGGTTCGGCGCTCGCTGTCGAGCGCGCGACCGTGCTGGTCGGGCCGGCGTTGATCCTGACCACGCTGGTGCTGGCCTGCGGCCTCGTCGTCACCGTGTTCTCCGACCTGCCGTCGCTGCGGCTGTTCGGCTGGCTCAGTGCCTTCTCGATGGTGATGGCCCTCGTCGCCGATCTCTTCATCCTGCGGCCGACGGCGATGTGGCTGATCAACCTGCACGCCAGGCTGCAAGGCTCGGACAAGCCGGCGATCTGA